Genomic window (Kribbella jejuensis):
CTCAGGAGCGGTCCGGGCCGCCGTGGCGTCGGTCCGCCCGGAGGTCGTCGTCCACCAGATGACGGCGCTCAAGGGCGGCATCGACTTCAAGCACTTCGACGACAGCTTCGCGCTGACGAACAAGCTGCGGACGATCGGTGTCGACAATCTGATCGCCGCCGCCCAAGCTGCCGGCGTACGGCGGTTCGTCGTCCAGTCGTACGCCGGCTGGAACCTGCAGCACGGCGGGCCGGCCACCCGGACCGAGGCCGACCCGCTCGACCCGAACCCGGTGCCCGCGCAGCGGCAGACGATGGCCGCGATCAAACACCTGGAGTCCGCGGTGCTGAACGCCGACGGGCTCGAAGGGGTCGCGCTGCGGTACGCGAACTTCTACGGGCCGACCGCGGACCTCGGGAAGGGCGGCTCGATGGTCGAGCTGGTCCAGAAGCGCCGGCTGCCGATCATCGGCGACGGTACGGGCGTCTGGTCGTTCATCCACTACGACGACGCGGCCGCGGCCACGGTGAAGGCCGTGGAGAGCGACGTCACCGGCGTGTTCCAGATCGCCGACGACGACCCGGCCCAGGCGGCCGTGTGGCTGCCCGAGTTCGCCCGCATTCTCGGCGCGAAGCCACCTCGGCACATCCCGGCCTGGCTCGGCCGCCTCGCGGTCGGCGACGTCGGCGTGGCCGCGTTCACCGAGATCCGCGGCGCCGACAACACCCTCGCCAAGAAGACCTTCGACTGGCAACCCGGCTACGCCTCCTGGCGCGAAGGTTTCAGGCACGGGCTGTGAAGCGCGCATCCCTGAGAGGTTTTCTTTACTTCTGCGTTACACGCGATGACCGGAGCTGAAACCGGCGGGTCCTGAACTGATGTGGACCCGCCGGGACGGCGGGGCGCCCCTAGGGTTCCGCTGCTCGTCGAGGTGACGGGCAGGACTGGTCCGAGAGGGGAGGCGAGACCGCCGGCGATTCGTCTGCCGCGACGGTGTCGTTCCACGGCGGGACAAAAGCCCGGGAGGCCTTGAAAGGCCCCGGGCTGCTGTGTGCATTCCCGGGCCGATCCAGCGGAGGCCGGAATGCCAGGATCAACAACAGCATCCCCCGAAACACTGAGCACCGATCAACTGGGCGCACGAGATCTCGGCCGGTTCGGCTACGCCCAGCAGCTGTCCCGCCGGGTCGGCAGTTACGCCTCGTTCGCGGCCGGCTTCTCGTTCGTCTCGATCCTCACCACCGTGTTCCAGCTGTTCGGCCTGGGCTTCGGTTTCGGCGGTACGGCGTTCTTCTGGACCTGGCCGGCCGTTCTCGCCGGTCAGCTCACGGTCGCGTTGTGCTTCGCCGAACTCGCGGCGCGGTACCCGTTGTCCAGCGCGATCTACCAATGGGCCAGACGCCTCGGTGGCGCCGTCGTCGGCTGGTTCGCCGGCTGGACGATGGTGATCGCGCAGATCATCACGCTGGCGACGGCAGCCATCGCGCTGCAGGTCGTACTGCCCGCGGTCTGGCCCGGCTTCCAGTTGGTTGGCAGCAACCCCGCCCTGGCCTCCAAGGACGGCGCCGCGAACGCCGTCCTGCTCGGCTGCATCCTGCTCGCCGCCACGACCCTGCTGAACGCGACCAGCGTGCGGATCACGGCACTCGTCAACTCGGTCGGCGTGACGTGCGAGCTGATCGGCGTCGTGCTGATCGTCATCTTGTTGACGAGCCGAGCCGAGCGCGGCCCGTCCGTCGTCCTGCACACCACGAACCTCGACAGTTCGACCGGGTACGTCGTACCGCTGCTGATCTCGGCGTTGATGGCGGCGTACGTGCTCGTCGGCTTCGACAGCGCCGGTGAATTGTCGGAGGAGACGCACAAACCGCGCGCGACGACACCCCGGACTATCATCCGCGCGGTCGTCGCGTCCGGGGTCGGCGGCGCGTTCCTGATCGTCGCGGCGCTGATGGCCGCACCCTCACTGACCGACGGCGACCTCGCGACGCAAGGGCTCCCGTACGTGTTGACGAGCCGGCTCGGTACGACCACCGGCAAGCTGCTGTTGCTCGACGTCGCGCTCGCCGTCTGCGTGTGCACGCTCGCGATCCAGACCGCGGCCGCCCGGATGATCTTCTCGATGGCCCGCGACAACGTGCTGCCGGGCTCGCGCCAACTCCGCAAGGTGTCCACGCGGACCGGCACGCCGGTGGCCGCGACAGTGGTTCCGGGTGTGCTGGCCGCGGTCTGCCTGGTCGTGAACGTCGGCAACGCCGGCCTGTTCCTCGGCCTCGCCAGCGTCTGCATCATGCTGCTGTACGTCGCGTACCTGATGGTCACCACGCCCTTGCTGGTACGACGCCTCACCGGCGGCGGTCTGCCGAGCGGGACCGACGAGAACGGGCGACCGCTGTTCTCGCTCGGCCGGTTCGGGCCGCTCGTCAACATCGTTGCCGTGGGCTACGGACTCGCGATGGCGGTCAACCTCGGCTGGCCCCGGGCCGAGGTGTACGACCCGGCGGGCGCCGGCTGGTACCTGCACTACCTTCCGCTGATCACGCTCGGCGTCGTGGCCGTCGGTGGCGCGATCGCCTTCTACTTCCAACGCCCGGCGTACTTCGCCTCGATCGGAGTGCCCGCCCGCGTCGCGGAGCCGGTCGTCGAACCGGAAGGGATCAGCGCATGAGCCACACGCATGAGCTTCCAGCGGCGGCGGCATGGTCGGCACCGGTCCGTGCGGGACGCACCGTCCGGCTGACGGCGCTCGGGGACAACGCGAACGCGTCGGTGCTGATCGTCGGCGCCGACCGGCTCGATCGCCTGAACATCCCGGACACGTTGAAGTCGCAGATGTCCGCCCGGATCAAGCCAGGCATGGTGTTGATGTCGGACCGTGGTCAGGCACTGGCGACCGTACTCGACTCGACCCTGGACTGGCACGACTGCTTGACCGGCGCGCTCCCCGGCAGGCTGCTCTTGCTGGAGCTGACCAAGCACGGGTTCGGCGAGGCCGATCTGCACGGCTGCATCAACTTCTTCAGCAAGGTCGCCGTCTCGGACTCCGCATCCCTCGAGTTCGTCCCAGGGCATGCAACCGCAGGTGACTCGGTGACGCTGCGAGCCGATCAGGACCTGCTGATCTTCATCTCGACCACGCCGCACGCCCTGTCCGACCTGCCCGGGGCGGGAGTCGCCGTACAGATCGAAACGCCCGAGCACACCGAGGACCCCGAACTCCGCGAGGAAGCGCAGCGCGCACTCCGACTGACCCGGGAGCTGATCGCATGACCGTCACCGCGACCACCGTCGGACTCGACACCGTCGTGGACGCCGGCGACGGCGCGCTCGTCACCGTGCCCGCGGGTGGCCGGTTGCGGATCGTCGACCTGTACGGCAACCAGGCCGTCGACACGTTGTTCTACGACGCGCACGACATCGACAACCGGTACTCCGCGTTCGACACGATCCGCGAACAGCGGGCCGTCTTCCTGACCACCGGATCGCGCCTGCTGTCGACCCGGCTGGACGAGCTCGCGGTGATCACCGACGACACGTGCGGCCGGCACGACACCGTCGGCGGCGCGTGCTCGCAGGAGAGCAACGTGATCCGGTACGGCGAGTCCACGCGGCACCAGCACGCCTGCCGGCAGACGTTCCTGCGGTACGGCGCGCAGGCGGGTATCGGGCAGCGTCAACTCACCCACAACATCAACTTCTTCATGAACGTACCGGTGACGCCGGACGGCGGCCTCACCTTCG
Coding sequences:
- a CDS encoding NAD-dependent epimerase/dehydratase family protein codes for the protein MKVLVAGATGGLGRSLVPQLVAAGHEVTGMIRSRSGAAGVRASGAEVVLADGLDSGAVRAAVASVRPEVVVHQMTALKGGIDFKHFDDSFALTNKLRTIGVDNLIAAAQAAGVRRFVVQSYAGWNLQHGGPATRTEADPLDPNPVPAQRQTMAAIKHLESAVLNADGLEGVALRYANFYGPTADLGKGGSMVELVQKRRLPIIGDGTGVWSFIHYDDAAAATVKAVESDVTGVFQIADDDPAQAAVWLPEFARILGAKPPRHIPAWLGRLAVGDVGVAAFTEIRGADNTLAKKTFDWQPGYASWREGFRHGL
- a CDS encoding amino acid permease, with product MPGSTTASPETLSTDQLGARDLGRFGYAQQLSRRVGSYASFAAGFSFVSILTTVFQLFGLGFGFGGTAFFWTWPAVLAGQLTVALCFAELAARYPLSSAIYQWARRLGGAVVGWFAGWTMVIAQIITLATAAIALQVVLPAVWPGFQLVGSNPALASKDGAANAVLLGCILLAATTLLNATSVRITALVNSVGVTCELIGVVLIVILLTSRAERGPSVVLHTTNLDSSTGYVVPLLISALMAAYVLVGFDSAGELSEETHKPRATTPRTIIRAVVASGVGGAFLIVAALMAAPSLTDGDLATQGLPYVLTSRLGTTTGKLLLLDVALAVCVCTLAIQTAAARMIFSMARDNVLPGSRQLRKVSTRTGTPVAATVVPGVLAAVCLVVNVGNAGLFLGLASVCIMLLYVAYLMVTTPLLVRRLTGGGLPSGTDENGRPLFSLGRFGPLVNIVAVGYGLAMAVNLGWPRAEVYDPAGAGWYLHYLPLITLGVVAVGGAIAFYFQRPAYFASIGVPARVAEPVVEPEGISA
- a CDS encoding DUF1989 domain-containing protein, producing the protein MSHTHELPAAAAWSAPVRAGRTVRLTALGDNANASVLIVGADRLDRLNIPDTLKSQMSARIKPGMVLMSDRGQALATVLDSTLDWHDCLTGALPGRLLLLELTKHGFGEADLHGCINFFSKVAVSDSASLEFVPGHATAGDSVTLRADQDLLIFISTTPHALSDLPGAGVAVQIETPEHTEDPELREEAQRALRLTRELIA
- a CDS encoding urea amidolyase associated protein UAAP2 yields the protein MTVTATTVGLDTVVDAGDGALVTVPAGGRLRIVDLYGNQAVDTLFYDAHDIDNRYSAFDTIREQRAVFLTTGSRLLSTRLDELAVITDDTCGRHDTVGGACSQESNVIRYGESTRHQHACRQTFLRYGAQAGIGQRQLTHNINFFMNVPVTPDGGLTFEDGLSAPGKYVELTASRDLLVLISNCPQINNPCNGWNPTPIQLLGWW